The following DNA comes from Gloeocapsopsis sp. IPPAS B-1203.
TCATTGCCAAACGCAATGGCGGAATCAATGAGACAATTACAGTAAGAAGAATCTTTCAGGGAGTAGGCGTAGAGCGAGTTTTTCTACTACACTCACCCCGCGTTGCTAGTATAAAAGTACTGCGGCGTGGTAAAGTCCGCCGCGCTAAGTTATACTATTTACGCGATCGTGTTGGTAAAGCTACCCGCGTGAAACAACGCTTTGACCGCGCTTTGTAGAATACATTCAGTTAAATCAAGCTGAATTTAACGCATTCGCTCTCAAATTGCGTTACACTACAATTCAGTGGCTACAGCTACAGAAAGTTGTGCGCTCTTAGTTCAGTTGGTAGAACGCAGGTCTCCAAAACCTGATGTCGGGGGTTCAAGTCCTCCAGGGCGCGCTGTGCAGACTATAAGTCCGCTTGTAGCACATTCACTATAGACATACCCGAAAGCAGTATGAAGCGTTTAAGCGGCATCAAGATGTGAAACTTTCGGGTAAAATTATTTGTGTAAGTATGACTAAGACCGTCTCGCAAAGTAGGCAAGTTTGAGTGTCTGCGAGTGCAGAAATTCGTGTCATAGCTGCATTGTGATTGGGGAGACGATTGCTCGTGAATAAGAAGAATGAAGTTGAAATCCAAGAACCCAAGAATGGGGGTAATATTGGTAGCTTCTTCCAAGGAACCAAAGAAGAATTCGACAAAGTTGTCTGGCCAAGCAGACAGCAACTTGTAAGTGAGTCAGCTGCTGTATTGTCGATGGTAGTGCTTTCGGCAACCTTTATCTATCTGGTTAATGGCTTCTTTGCTTGGGCAGCAGGACAGGTGTTTCGATGATTTTTGAAGACGAATCACACAATCCCAATCAATCACAGAATGCAGGAGAGACAACTACTCCTGCTCTAACTCCGCGTTGGTATGCAGTTCAAGTAGCATCTGGATGTGAAAAAAGAGTCAAAGCAGACATAGAGCGGAGAGCACAGACCTTTGATGTTGCCGAGCGGATTGCTCAAGTTGAAATCCCGCAGACTCCTGCTGTGAAAATTCGGAAAGACGGCAGTAGACAGCATACAGAAGAAAAAGTATTCCCTGGCTACGTGCTTGTCAAAATGTCAATGGATGATGACACCTGGCAAGTTGTCAAAAACACGCCTCATGTCATCAACTTTGTGGGAGCCGAGCAAAAAAAAGGAGTTGGCAGAGGGCGCGGTCACGTCAAACCAGTTGCACTGAGTCATACAGAGGTCGAACGGATATTTAAACAGACAGCTGAGCAAGAGCCAGTCGTTAAAATTGATATGGCAGCTGGCGATAAAATTGTTGTACTTTCGGGTCCATTTAAAGACTTTGAAGGTGAAGTGGTAGAAGTCAGTCCAGAACGGAGCAAGCTTAAAGCATTACTCTCAATTTTTGGACGCGACACGCCCGTCGAATTGGAATTTAATCAGGTTCAGAAACAAGGCTAATAGAGAATGGCAAAAAAAGTTGTTGCGGTCATTAAGTTGGCTCTGACCGCAGGAAAAGCAAACCCAGCACCTCCAGTGGGTCCAGCGCTTGGTCAGCATGGCGTCAATATTATGATGTTCTGCAAAGAATATAACGCCAGAACAGCAGACCAAGCCGGAACGGTAATTCCAGTAGAAATCTCGGTTTTTGAAGACCGCAGTTTCACATTTGTACTCAAGACTCCACCAGCTTCAGTATTGATTTGTAAGGCAGCTGGAATCGAGCGCGGTTCCAACGAACCGAACAAAAAGAAAATTGGGCAGATCAGCCAAGCACAACTGCAAGAGATCGCCCAAACAAAAATGCCAGACCTCAATGCAAATGATATTGAGGCAGCAATGAAAATTGTGGCTGGAACTGCTCGAAATATGGGCGTAACAGTTGTTGATTAATTGTTAGGATGATTTTCTAGCAGTAGACATTAAAGCTTTTAACGTATACATATAGCGGGGGAGAAGCAGAGCTTCGTTAAGCAACCCCAAAGGAGAAAAAAATGGCGAAAAAAGAATCTCGCCGGATGCAAGAACTGCGAAAAAAGGTTGAAGATAAACCTTATCAACCAATAGAGGCGCTGAGCTTACTCAAAGAAACAGCAACAGCTAAGTTTCCTGAAGCTGCAGAAGCTCACATTCGCCTAGGAATTGACCCTAAATATACTGATCAACAGTTACGAACAACAGTAGCGCTACCTAAAGGTACTGGTCAAATTGTACGGGTAGCAGTTATTGCTAGAGGGGAGAAAGTGACTGAAGCAACAAATGCTGGTGCTGATATTGTTGGTTCAGAAGAATTGATTGATGAAATTCAACAAGGTCGCATGGACTTCGATCGATTAATTGCGACACCAGACGTCATGCCGCAGGTAGCAAAACTCGGACGACTTCTAGGACCACGCGGTTTGATGCCTTCACCAAAAGGTGGGACAGTCACGTTTGATATTACTCAAGCGATCGCCGATTTTAAAGCTGGTAAACTAGAATTTCGTGCCGATCGCACAGGCATTGTTCATGTTATGTTTGGTAAGGTGTCTTTCTCACCAGAAGATTTATTAGTAAATCTTAAGGCTTTACAAGAGACTATTGACCGCAATCGTCCTTCAGGTGCAAAAGGTCGTTATTGGCGGACAATGTTTGTGTCAGCAACAATGGGACCATCAATCCAAGTTGATGTCAATGCCCTGCGCGACATGAAATCTGAAGCTGCTTGATGAGAGGTCAGAGGTTAGTGGCTAGTGGCTAGCAAGTAGAGAAATTTATCTCATTTCTTGTCTTAACTTCTTCTACTCTCAGAAACCTGACCCCTGACCCTTCCACAATCAAATAGACAAAGCCAGAGACAGCAGGAGCTTGGATAGCTTAATACCCTGCCGAGGTTTGTAACTCAAATGCTGAAATGCCACCAACAAAGTGGCATGGCTGCAGAGGTATAACCTGATAACCCTGGCTGATAAAGCTAGGGTTTTTGCTTTGAGTTATTAGTACGTATAAAGTTAAGGAGGTGAGACACAGATGGGTAGAACGCTAGAAAACAAGCAAGAAATTGTTGCTGAACTTAAAGAGAGTTTGAGTCAATCGCAGTTAGCGCTTGTCATTGAATACCAAGGACTTACTGTTGCAGAGATTTCTGATCTGCGGCGACGACTGCGTCCTACTGGCACGATTTGCAAAGTGACAAAGAATACCTTTATGGGTATTGCCATCGATGGTCAGGAGAACTGGCAACCGATGTCAGAATTTCTTCAAGGTTCTTCTGCCTTTTTACTTGTTAAAGAGGACATCAGCGGTGCGATCAAAGCTTACCAAGACTTCCAAAAAGCCAGTAAAAAGACTCAATTGCGTGGCGGCGTGATGGAAGGTCGGGTACTGAAAGAGCCTGATATTAAAGCACTTGCAGACCTACCATCGAAAGAACAACTAATTGCTCAAATTGCTGGAGCGCTCAATGCTTTAGCAACCAAGATTGCTGTAGGGATCAACGAAGTTCCTGCTTCTTTGGGTCGCAGTATTCAAGCAATTTCAGAAAAAGATCAAAGCAATGACGCTGCTGAAAGTAGCGATGCTGCTTAGTAGCTAACTTGCATTTGTAGAAACAACTAACACATTACAGGAGTTAATCAATGTCTGCTGCAACTGAACAAATTTTAGAACAACTCAAGTCTTTAACTCTGCTAGAGGCTGCAGAGCTAGTCAAGCAAATTGAAGAAGCCTTTGGTGTCAGCGCGGCTGCACCTGCTGGTGGGATGATGATGATGGCTGCTCCTGGTGGTGCTGCGGCTGCACCTGCTGAGGAAGTCGAAGAACAAACTGAGTTTGATGTCATCTTAGATGAAGTACCTGCTGATAAGAAAATTGCTGTCCTTAAAGTGGTACGTACATTGACGGGATTAGGTTTGAAAGAAGCGAAAGATCTCGTAGAGTCTACACCTAAGCCAGTTAAAGAAGCTGTTGCCAAAGATGCTGCTGAAGATATGAAAAAGCAGCTTGAAGAAGCCGGCGCTAAGGTTACTGTCAAGTAGTCATTGTTGATTTGGGAAGCGGGGTAGGCGGGGAGACTAAGAGAGTTATGAGTGTTGAGTGTTGAGTGTTGAGTGTTGAGTTAAGAACACTCAAAGTTCAAATTTCTTTTAATAAATGCCTCCGGCACTTTTCTTCGCGAACAAAACTCAAAACTCAAAATTCAAAACTCAAAACTAATCACTCGCTCCTCCCTTAGTGCAAGTCAGCTTCCCACACTCCTATATAAATGCGATCGCGATTATTCCGCTCAATAACTCCTTTTAATTCACCTGTAGTAAACGAGTAGCGATCGCTACGGCGCTGATAAACTTGCTGCAATCCTTGATTAACTTCTGCAGAGGCGTTACCATCCAACAATTGCTGCAAAGTACTCTGCATAATTTGAGGATCGACAGATTGCGCAAATGAGACTTCAGTTTGCTGTAGACGTCCAGAATTACGATCAAACAAATAGCCTAAGGTAACTTGGT
Coding sequences within:
- the rplS gene encoding 50S ribosomal protein L19; this encodes MNAQEIIRSIEAEQLKSNLPDIYVGDTVRVGVIIQEGGKERTQPYEGVVIAKRNGGINETITVRRIFQGVGVERVFLLHSPRVASIKVLRRGKVRRAKLYYLRDRVGKATRVKQRFDRAL
- the secE gene encoding preprotein translocase subunit SecE, yielding MQEPKNGGNIGSFFQGTKEEFDKVVWPSRQQLVSESAAVLSMVVLSATFIYLVNGFFAWAAGQVFR
- the nusG gene encoding transcription termination/antitermination protein NusG, which gives rise to MIFEDESHNPNQSQNAGETTTPALTPRWYAVQVASGCEKRVKADIERRAQTFDVAERIAQVEIPQTPAVKIRKDGSRQHTEEKVFPGYVLVKMSMDDDTWQVVKNTPHVINFVGAEQKKGVGRGRGHVKPVALSHTEVERIFKQTAEQEPVVKIDMAAGDKIVVLSGPFKDFEGEVVEVSPERSKLKALLSIFGRDTPVELEFNQVQKQG
- the rplK gene encoding 50S ribosomal protein L11 codes for the protein MAKKVVAVIKLALTAGKANPAPPVGPALGQHGVNIMMFCKEYNARTADQAGTVIPVEISVFEDRSFTFVLKTPPASVLICKAAGIERGSNEPNKKKIGQISQAQLQEIAQTKMPDLNANDIEAAMKIVAGTARNMGVTVVD
- the rplA gene encoding 50S ribosomal protein L1; its protein translation is MAKKESRRMQELRKKVEDKPYQPIEALSLLKETATAKFPEAAEAHIRLGIDPKYTDQQLRTTVALPKGTGQIVRVAVIARGEKVTEATNAGADIVGSEELIDEIQQGRMDFDRLIATPDVMPQVAKLGRLLGPRGLMPSPKGGTVTFDITQAIADFKAGKLEFRADRTGIVHVMFGKVSFSPEDLLVNLKALQETIDRNRPSGAKGRYWRTMFVSATMGPSIQVDVNALRDMKSEAA
- the rplJ gene encoding 50S ribosomal protein L10, giving the protein MGRTLENKQEIVAELKESLSQSQLALVIEYQGLTVAEISDLRRRLRPTGTICKVTKNTFMGIAIDGQENWQPMSEFLQGSSAFLLVKEDISGAIKAYQDFQKASKKTQLRGGVMEGRVLKEPDIKALADLPSKEQLIAQIAGALNALATKIAVGINEVPASLGRSIQAISEKDQSNDAAESSDAA
- the rplL gene encoding 50S ribosomal protein L7/L12, whose amino-acid sequence is MSAATEQILEQLKSLTLLEAAELVKQIEEAFGVSAAAPAGGMMMMAAPGGAAAAPAEEVEEQTEFDVILDEVPADKKIAVLKVVRTLTGLGLKEAKDLVESTPKPVKEAVAKDAAEDMKKQLEEAGAKVTVK